One region of Acidimicrobiia bacterium genomic DNA includes:
- a CDS encoding metal ABC transporter ATP-binding protein — MPLVVDADRIVLRYGARVALASSTFAIPAGVVTAFIGPNGSGKSTILNAIAGLVVPESGTLRVESGEARVSYVLQATKVNETLHVTVREVATMGRYASTGPYGRLRPRDREAVEQAMDRMGVAPLADRHLHELSGGERQRVFVAQGIAQDHDLLLLDEPLTGLDLTSARAIDDLIHEEQAAGRTVIMSTHELAEARAADWVLLLAGRVVAAGPPAEVLTTENLVAAYGTSLLHATEKGLFLDDPAHQPVPGRHIHQERTIHAEPPSTDEHG; from the coding sequence ATGCCGTTAGTGGTCGATGCCGACCGGATCGTCCTGCGGTATGGGGCCCGGGTCGCCCTGGCTTCATCGACCTTTGCCATTCCCGCGGGAGTGGTGACGGCCTTCATCGGCCCCAACGGCTCCGGAAAATCGACGATCCTCAATGCCATCGCCGGGCTGGTAGTACCCGAGTCGGGCACCTTGCGGGTCGAAAGCGGCGAGGCCCGGGTGTCCTACGTCCTCCAGGCGACCAAGGTCAACGAGACGCTTCATGTCACGGTGCGAGAGGTTGCCACGATGGGCCGTTACGCCTCGACCGGCCCGTACGGGCGGCTCCGCCCCCGCGACCGTGAGGCGGTCGAGCAGGCGATGGACCGGATGGGAGTTGCCCCCCTCGCCGATCGCCACCTCCACGAGCTGTCGGGCGGGGAACGTCAGCGGGTGTTCGTGGCCCAGGGGATCGCCCAGGATCATGACCTGCTGCTCCTCGACGAGCCGCTCACCGGGCTCGACCTCACCTCCGCCCGGGCGATTGACGACCTGATCCACGAGGAGCAGGCGGCGGGCCGCACGGTGATCATGAGCACCCACGAGCTCGCCGAGGCTCGCGCCGCCGACTGGGTGCTGCTGCTCGCCGGCAGGGTGGTCGCTGCTGGGCCGCCGGCCGAGGTGCTCACCACCGAGAACCTGGTCGCCGCCTACGGCACCAGCCTGCTGCATGCGACCGAAAAGGGCCTCTTTCTGGACGACCCCGCCCACCAGCCGGTCCCTGGTCGTCACATCCACCAAGAGCGAACCATCCACGCCGAACCTCCCAGCACCGACGAGCACGGGTGA
- the aztB gene encoding zinc ABC transporter permease AztB, which yields MDWLTDPFSLAFQQRALLGGALAAVATSMVGIWVVVRGMTFLGDALVHGVVPGIALSVLLGFNPLIGAAVAALVMIGGIRLVHRQTTFSEDTGIGLLFVGMLGLGVILISRSSSYTGNLTGILFGNALGVSAGDVLLLAVVAAIATVTSIAFYRQFLVLSFNEDKARLLGLRPDLAHGVLLALVTLAIIGSFQTVGTLLVFGLLVGPPATAALLFRRVRTMMLASAAIGVLSVFVGLIISYHADTSGSATMAVVPVALFFAVLALKSIGRPRPEA from the coding sequence ATGGATTGGCTGACCGACCCGTTCTCTCTCGCCTTCCAGCAACGTGCCCTGCTGGGTGGGGCGCTGGCGGCGGTGGCCACCTCGATGGTGGGCATTTGGGTCGTCGTCCGGGGGATGACCTTCCTTGGCGACGCCCTGGTCCATGGCGTGGTCCCCGGGATCGCCCTCTCGGTGCTCCTTGGGTTCAACCCCCTGATCGGGGCGGCGGTCGCCGCGCTGGTGATGATCGGTGGGATCCGCCTGGTGCACCGCCAGACCACGTTCTCCGAGGACACCGGCATCGGCCTGCTCTTCGTCGGGATGCTCGGCCTCGGCGTGATCCTGATCTCACGGTCGTCGTCGTACACCGGAAACCTCACCGGGATCCTCTTCGGCAACGCCCTCGGCGTGTCGGCGGGCGATGTGCTGCTCCTGGCGGTGGTGGCGGCGATCGCCACCGTCACCTCGATCGCCTTCTACCGCCAGTTTCTCGTGCTGTCATTCAACGAGGACAAGGCCCGACTCCTCGGGCTGCGTCCCGACCTGGCCCACGGCGTGCTTCTCGCCCTGGTGACCCTGGCGATCATCGGATCCTTCCAGACCGTGGGCACGCTCCTCGTGTTCGGGCTGCTCGTGGGGCCTCCGGCCACGGCGGCGCTCCTCTTCCGCCGGGTCCGCACGATGATGCTGGCGTCGGCGGCGATCGGGGTGCTGTCGGTATTCGTCGGCCTGATCATCTCGTACCACGCCGACACCTCCGGGTCGGCCACGATGGCAGTCGTCCCGGTAGCGCTGTTCTTCGCCGTACTTGCCCTCAAGAGCATCGGACGCCCGCGCCCGGAGGCGTGA
- the hpt gene encoding hypoxanthine phosphoribosyltransferase, with protein MPLTTLIDAAAIDERVGELAAQISTDYEGEDDLVLLGVLKGSFIFLADLSRRLTIPHRIEFISVSSYGERESEDPGAVRLILDVRHDIASKNVLVVEDIVDTGHTLTYLLRLLEARRPASLKTCTLIRKPDRAEVDVPIDYLGFDIPDVWVVGYGLDFAEQYRTLPRICILER; from the coding sequence ATGCCTCTCACCACGCTGATCGACGCCGCTGCTATCGACGAGCGAGTGGGTGAACTGGCTGCCCAGATCTCCACGGACTACGAGGGTGAGGACGACCTGGTCCTGCTCGGGGTGCTGAAGGGCTCGTTCATCTTCCTGGCCGACCTGTCACGCCGGCTGACGATCCCTCATCGGATCGAGTTCATCTCGGTGTCGTCGTACGGCGAGCGGGAGAGCGAGGATCCCGGCGCGGTGCGCTTGATCCTCGACGTCCGCCACGACATCGCGTCGAAGAACGTCCTGGTCGTCGAGGACATCGTCGATACCGGCCACACCCTTACATACCTGCTGCGACTGCTCGAAGCTCGTCGCCCCGCGTCTCTGAAGACGTGCACCTTGATCCGCAAGCCCGACCGGGCCGAGGTGGATGTCCCGATCGATTACCTCGGGTTCGACATCCCGGATGTGTGGGTGGTGGGGTACGGGCTCGATTTCGCCGAGCAGTATCGAACCCTGCCACGCATCTGCATCCTGGAGAGGTGA
- a CDS encoding ABC transporter ATP-binding protein gives MTTRRISTAQLGLGLIKYQKGRYAANVLAWASIWVMPMIPALITKAFFDRITGEQTAGFDVPTLVWLVVVYAFGRITVMFLGMWNDAHLMFRIATLMRRNMLERIFELPGAQSMKESPGEAISRFRDDVDENVESFSWTVDMIGLFTFTGLAIWILVGIDGLLTALVFGPSIAVVYLAAIARHRIKRYREASREATGRITEALGETFGSVQAIKVAGAEKPMIAHFRMLNDRRRTAAIKDKVLTAMLESLFWNTINIGTGIILIVAASAMRSGEFTVGEFAVFVYFLGFVTDAGFFLGLFIARYQQAAVSFGRMVELMGDDAPPLRLVEPVPLHLTGELQPPDVVPPHLAPLETLEVRDLTFHYPASDDGIDDVSFMVPAGSFTVITGRVGAGKTTLLRAILGLVKPQRGEVVWNGEVVEEPAEFFIPPRSAYTPQVPRLFSMSLMENLLMGRLDHETEVQSALASAVMEPDVDAMPEGLATLVGPMGVRLSGGQVQRSATARMFVRRPDLLVFDDVSSALDVETERVLWERLFRERSGVTSLVVSHRHPALQRADQIVVMHQGRVAAIGRLNDLLATSPEFRALWEGEAVD, from the coding sequence ATGACGACGCGCCGCATATCCACCGCCCAGCTCGGTCTCGGTCTCATCAAGTATCAGAAGGGTCGCTACGCCGCCAACGTGCTCGCCTGGGCCTCGATCTGGGTGATGCCGATGATCCCCGCGCTGATCACCAAGGCGTTCTTCGACCGGATCACCGGAGAGCAGACGGCCGGCTTCGACGTGCCCACCCTGGTGTGGCTCGTGGTGGTGTACGCCTTCGGGCGCATCACCGTGATGTTCCTCGGGATGTGGAATGACGCCCACCTGATGTTCCGGATCGCCACGCTGATGCGTCGCAACATGCTCGAGCGGATCTTTGAACTGCCGGGCGCCCAGTCGATGAAGGAGTCGCCGGGCGAGGCGATCAGCCGGTTCCGCGACGACGTCGACGAGAACGTGGAGTCGTTCTCGTGGACCGTGGACATGATCGGGCTGTTCACCTTCACCGGACTGGCCATCTGGATCCTGGTCGGCATCGACGGGCTGCTGACGGCCCTGGTGTTCGGCCCCTCGATCGCGGTCGTCTACCTGGCGGCGATCGCCCGGCATCGCATCAAGAGGTACCGCGAGGCGTCGCGCGAAGCGACCGGACGGATCACCGAGGCGCTGGGCGAAACGTTCGGTTCGGTGCAGGCCATCAAGGTCGCCGGGGCCGAGAAGCCGATGATCGCCCACTTCCGGATGCTCAACGACCGGAGGCGGACCGCGGCGATCAAGGACAAGGTCCTGACGGCGATGCTCGAGTCGCTCTTCTGGAACACGATCAACATCGGGACCGGGATCATCCTGATCGTCGCCGCGTCGGCGATGCGGTCGGGTGAGTTCACCGTGGGTGAGTTCGCGGTGTTCGTGTACTTCCTCGGATTCGTCACTGACGCCGGATTCTTCCTCGGCCTGTTCATCGCCCGGTACCAGCAAGCCGCCGTGTCCTTCGGACGGATGGTGGAGCTGATGGGCGACGACGCTCCCCCGCTGCGGCTCGTCGAGCCAGTGCCCCTCCATCTCACCGGCGAACTCCAGCCCCCGGATGTGGTGCCGCCGCATCTGGCGCCCCTCGAGACGCTCGAAGTGCGCGACCTCACCTTCCACTACCCGGCTTCCGACGACGGCATCGACGATGTGTCGTTCATGGTGCCGGCTGGCTCGTTCACGGTGATCACCGGGCGAGTCGGGGCGGGCAAGACGACCTTGCTGCGGGCGATCCTGGGGCTGGTGAAGCCGCAACGCGGGGAAGTGGTGTGGAACGGTGAGGTGGTCGAGGAGCCGGCTGAGTTCTTCATCCCTCCGCGATCGGCCTACACCCCCCAGGTGCCGCGGCTCTTCTCCATGTCCCTGATGGAGAACCTGCTGATGGGGCGGCTCGACCATGAGACCGAGGTGCAGAGCGCGCTGGCCTCGGCGGTGATGGAACCCGACGTCGACGCGATGCCCGAGGGCCTGGCGACACTCGTCGGCCCGATGGGAGTCCGCCTTTCCGGAGGACAGGTTCAGCGCTCGGCGACTGCCCGTATGTTCGTCCGCCGCCCCGACCTGCTGGTGTTCGACGACGTCTCGAGCGCCCTCGATGTCGAGACCGAACGCGTGCTGTGGGAGCGGTTGTTCCGGGAACGGTCCGGGGTCACCAGCCTGGTGGTGTCGCACCGTCACCCGGCACTGCAGCGGGCCGATCAGATCGTGGTCATGCATCAGGGCCGAGTGGCCGCGATCGGACGGCTCAACGACCTGCTGGCGACCAGCCCCGAGTTCCGCGCCCTGTGGGAAGGCGAGGCAGTCGACTGA
- a CDS encoding Fur family transcriptional regulator produces the protein MATVDQRVEERLTGHGVRYTRGRRSVVAALARADGPRSAAELVAGLRPRVPVSSLYRSLGVLEEAGVVAPHHGARGVTRYELAEWIAGHHHHLVCIDCGMVEDVTVPKGEEVALRRLVESLALASGFAPLDHVLEIEGRCPRCR, from the coding sequence GTGGCAACAGTCGATCAGAGGGTCGAGGAGCGGCTCACCGGTCACGGAGTCCGCTACACCCGGGGGCGCCGCTCGGTGGTCGCCGCCCTGGCGCGGGCCGACGGGCCTCGTTCGGCTGCTGAACTCGTTGCGGGGCTGCGGCCGAGGGTTCCGGTGTCCTCCCTTTATCGGTCGCTCGGCGTTTTGGAGGAAGCCGGGGTGGTGGCCCCCCATCATGGGGCGCGGGGGGTCACCCGCTACGAGTTGGCCGAATGGATCGCGGGCCATCATCACCACCTGGTGTGCATCGACTGCGGCATGGTCGAAGACGTGACCGTTCCCAAAGGGGAGGAGGTGGCGCTCCGCCGGCTGGTCGAATCGCTCGCCCTCGCCTCCGGATTTGCCCCGCTGGACCACGTCCTCGAGATCGAAGGGCGGTGCCCCCGATGCCGTTAG
- a CDS encoding 8-oxoguanine deaminase: MSTLLVKNAHVLVAMDEGRREIPGGGLFARKGVIEQVGPTSELPNNADQVFDAAGMLVLPGLVNTHHHLYQSLTRAVPGAQDVPLFDWLRTLYPIWANLDPTSVTLATTLGLLELAKSGCTTAFDHQYLWPNGSRVDDQVEGAREVGIRFHASRGSMSLSEKDGGLPPDSVVQDHDTIIADTIRVIEQFHDPHLGSMVQIAVSPCSPFTVTEELMRDSADLAREKGVRLHTHLAETKDEERFTIDRFGKRPIAYAADLGWLGDDIWFAHAVFVEPGEILQLAATRTGVAHCPSSNMRLASGIAPVPAYLAAGVPVGLGVDGSASNDSGNLLAEARQALLLGRLGVSPGIGAGPQMPARTALEIATRGGAEVLGRGDIGALETGRMADFFTLDLGRVEFSGGLHDPVAAAVMCSPAPARDVFVGGEPVIEDYQHRSIDEETLVEYHNRAASALMG, translated from the coding sequence GTGTCCACCCTCCTCGTGAAGAACGCCCATGTGCTCGTCGCCATGGACGAAGGGCGGCGGGAGATCCCCGGTGGCGGGTTGTTCGCTCGCAAGGGCGTCATCGAACAAGTGGGGCCGACCTCCGAGCTTCCCAACAATGCTGACCAGGTCTTCGACGCCGCCGGAATGCTGGTGCTCCCCGGGTTGGTGAACACCCACCACCACCTCTATCAGTCCCTCACCCGGGCGGTCCCGGGCGCCCAGGATGTGCCGTTGTTCGATTGGCTCCGCACCCTCTATCCGATTTGGGCGAACCTCGATCCGACGTCGGTAACCCTCGCCACGACGCTCGGACTGCTGGAACTCGCCAAGTCGGGCTGCACCACCGCCTTCGATCATCAATATCTGTGGCCCAACGGATCGCGGGTCGACGACCAGGTGGAGGGCGCCCGCGAGGTCGGGATCCGCTTCCACGCTTCGCGCGGTTCGATGAGCCTCAGCGAGAAGGACGGTGGATTACCCCCCGACTCGGTGGTCCAGGACCACGACACGATCATCGCCGACACCATCCGGGTCATCGAGCAGTTCCACGATCCTCACTTGGGCTCGATGGTGCAGATCGCGGTATCGCCGTGCTCTCCTTTCACCGTCACCGAGGAGTTGATGCGCGATTCGGCCGACCTAGCTCGGGAGAAGGGCGTACGTCTCCACACGCACCTCGCCGAGACCAAGGACGAGGAGAGATTCACCATCGATCGGTTTGGCAAGCGTCCGATCGCGTACGCCGCCGACCTGGGGTGGCTCGGCGACGACATCTGGTTCGCTCATGCAGTGTTCGTCGAACCCGGTGAGATCCTGCAGTTGGCGGCCACCAGGACAGGAGTCGCCCACTGCCCGTCGTCGAACATGCGGCTGGCTTCGGGAATCGCCCCGGTTCCCGCCTATCTCGCCGCCGGAGTGCCAGTGGGGCTGGGGGTCGACGGTTCGGCCAGCAACGACTCGGGCAATCTCCTCGCCGAGGCGCGTCAGGCCCTGCTACTGGGACGGCTCGGCGTCAGCCCCGGCATCGGAGCCGGACCGCAGATGCCGGCTCGGACCGCTCTCGAAATCGCCACCCGCGGCGGCGCCGAGGTGCTGGGACGAGGCGACATCGGAGCGCTCGAGACGGGACGCATGGCCGACTTCTTCACCCTCGACCTCGGCCGGGTCGAGTTCTCCGGCGGCCTTCATGACCCGGTGGCCGCAGCAGTCATGTGCTCCCCGGCACCCGCCCGTGATGTCTTCGTCGGCGGCGAGCCGGTGATCGAGGACTACCAGCACCGATCGATCGACGAGGAAACACTGGTGGAATACCACAATCGAGCTGCTTCAGCCCTGATGGGCTGA
- a CDS encoding metal ABC transporter substrate-binding protein has product MNNRNDSHFRQVAGNGLIRLVAGLLLAVGVLAGCSERADDDRPLVVATTTMLGDVAANIVGESARLEVLMPRGVDPHDYEPSSQEVALLAEADLVIANGLELEEGLEDVIAGVIDDGVRVLEVAPLLDPLPFGEDDHADEDDHDHSLDPHVWLDPLRMAQAARLIADELAKIDPSVDWSARADAYAAELEAADERIIAILASVPTDRRLLVTNHDAIGYFADRYGFEVVGVVIPGGSTLGEPGSQALADLVALIDELSVPAIFADTSEPGAVAAAVAAEAREPVAVVNLHTESLDAEGSPAATLIGMLEENARLIADALA; this is encoded by the coding sequence ATGAACAATAGGAATGATTCTCATTTTCGTCAAGTTGCTGGGAACGGTCTGATTCGCCTGGTCGCCGGCCTGCTCCTCGCCGTCGGCGTGCTGGCGGGATGCTCCGAGCGCGCCGACGACGACCGCCCCCTGGTGGTGGCCACCACCACCATGCTCGGCGATGTGGCAGCCAACATCGTGGGCGAGAGCGCCCGGCTCGAAGTGCTGATGCCCCGCGGGGTTGATCCCCACGACTATGAGCCGTCCTCCCAGGAGGTGGCCCTGCTCGCCGAGGCGGATCTGGTGATCGCCAACGGGCTGGAGCTCGAGGAGGGCCTCGAGGATGTAATCGCGGGGGTCATCGACGACGGGGTCCGGGTGCTCGAGGTGGCGCCCCTGCTCGACCCGCTCCCCTTCGGCGAAGACGACCACGCCGACGAAGATGACCACGACCACTCGCTCGACCCTCATGTGTGGCTCGATCCGCTGCGGATGGCCCAGGCGGCCCGGCTGATCGCCGATGAGCTCGCCAAGATCGACCCGTCGGTCGACTGGTCCGCCCGCGCCGACGCGTACGCGGCCGAACTCGAGGCCGCCGACGAGCGCATTATCGCCATCCTCGCCTCGGTGCCGACCGACCGTCGCCTGCTGGTCACCAACCATGACGCCATCGGCTACTTCGCCGACCGATACGGGTTCGAAGTGGTCGGGGTGGTCATTCCGGGCGGCTCCACCCTCGGCGAGCCCGGCTCCCAGGCGCTCGCCGATCTGGTGGCCCTGATCGACGAACTGAGTGTGCCGGCGATCTTCGCCGACACCAGCGAGCCGGGTGCGGTGGCCGCCGCGGTCGCCGCCGAAGCCCGCGAGCCCGTGGCGGTGGTGAACCTCCACACCGAATCACTCGACGCTGAGGGCTCCCCCGCCGCCACGCTGATCGGGATGCTCGAGGAGAACGCCCGGCTGATCGCCGACGCCCTAGCGTGA
- a CDS encoding phosphoenolpyruvate kinase, giving the protein MTGAFSDDVLAAFARRLDDDGAGKAFPGDTGERQPIHTVYGGAQLFKWDTAPRLGAVALRTLERYAPDPESLAVALGREGDPVVATLYPRIVEKLEREPVEDFRIDFEDGFGTRPDPEEDEVAVEAAGQVARGMAEGGLPPVIGIRIKPFGREQRARAFRTLDLFFSELVSRTTGALPPRMHVTLPKVLSTEQAEVFGEALGVLEERLGLEAEAIKAEVMIEVTRSVIDEEGRVVVARLVRAVGDRCVAAHFGTYDYTASCQITAAHQGMTHPACDFARHVMQVALSGTGIWLSDGATNVLPVPVHPEATTPDELAANTRAVHNAWRLHFDEVRHSLVHGFYQGWDVHPAQLVTRYAAVQAFYLESLDAAATRLHNFVEQAAQATLVGDVFDDAATGQGLLNFFFRAIASGAIGEEEAARRTGVTLEDLRGRSFVKILQNRTGA; this is encoded by the coding sequence ATGACTGGCGCTTTCTCGGATGACGTCCTTGCCGCCTTTGCCCGGAGGCTCGACGACGACGGCGCCGGCAAGGCGTTCCCGGGGGATACCGGGGAACGGCAACCGATCCACACCGTCTACGGCGGTGCGCAGCTGTTCAAGTGGGATACCGCCCCCCGGCTGGGGGCGGTCGCGCTGAGGACCCTCGAGCGATACGCCCCCGACCCGGAGTCTCTGGCGGTTGCCCTGGGCAGGGAAGGCGATCCGGTTGTCGCCACCCTCTACCCGCGAATCGTCGAGAAGTTGGAGCGGGAGCCGGTCGAGGACTTTCGGATCGACTTCGAAGACGGCTTCGGCACCCGGCCCGACCCGGAAGAGGACGAGGTGGCGGTCGAGGCCGCCGGGCAGGTCGCCCGGGGAATGGCCGAAGGCGGGCTGCCTCCGGTGATCGGTATCCGGATCAAGCCATTCGGACGCGAACAGCGGGCGCGGGCGTTCCGGACCCTCGACCTGTTCTTCAGCGAACTGGTCTCCCGTACCACGGGCGCGCTTCCCCCGCGGATGCATGTGACGCTTCCCAAGGTGTTGTCCACCGAGCAGGCGGAGGTGTTCGGCGAGGCACTCGGGGTGCTCGAAGAGCGGCTCGGGCTGGAGGCCGAGGCGATCAAGGCCGAGGTGATGATCGAGGTGACTCGCTCCGTAATCGACGAGGAGGGGCGGGTGGTGGTGGCGCGTCTGGTCCGCGCCGTGGGCGATCGATGCGTTGCGGCACACTTCGGCACCTACGACTACACCGCCTCGTGTCAGATCACCGCGGCGCACCAGGGGATGACCCACCCGGCGTGCGACTTCGCCCGGCACGTCATGCAGGTGGCACTGTCCGGGACCGGCATCTGGCTTTCCGACGGGGCCACCAACGTGCTGCCGGTGCCCGTCCACCCGGAAGCGACCACGCCGGATGAATTGGCCGCGAACACCCGTGCAGTCCACAACGCTTGGCGCCTTCACTTCGACGAGGTCCGTCACTCGCTGGTGCATGGCTTCTATCAAGGATGGGATGTCCACCCTGCCCAACTGGTGACCCGGTACGCCGCGGTTCAGGCCTTCTACCTGGAGAGTCTCGATGCCGCCGCCACCCGGCTGCACAACTTCGTGGAGCAAGCTGCCCAGGCGACGCTGGTCGGCGATGTCTTCGACGACGCCGCCACCGGCCAGGGGCTGCTCAACTTCTTCTTCAGAGCCATCGCCAGCGGAGCGATAGGCGAAGAGGAAGCAGCCCGGCGCACCGGGGTGACGCTGGAGGACCTGCGCGGCAGATCGTTCGTGAAGATATTGCAGAATCGGACGGGCGCCTGA
- a CDS encoding PIN domain-containing protein → MTTLVDTSVWIDHFRVSSPRLAGLLDEALVVLHPFVVGELACGTLRGRDEVLGLLDRLAEAPVAEHREARGLLDAHRLWGQGLGWVDIHLLASCRLGSHDLWTLDRPLAAAAARLGVGGPDVT, encoded by the coding sequence GTGACCACCCTCGTCGACACATCCGTCTGGATCGACCACTTCAGGGTGTCATCGCCGCGACTGGCCGGCCTGCTCGACGAAGCACTCGTTGTACTCCATCCCTTCGTAGTCGGCGAACTCGCTTGCGGCACGCTGAGGGGCCGCGACGAGGTCCTCGGGCTCCTCGATCGGCTCGCTGAGGCCCCGGTGGCGGAGCACCGTGAGGCGCGCGGTTTGCTCGACGCTCATCGGCTCTGGGGGCAGGGCCTGGGATGGGTCGACATCCACCTGTTGGCGTCGTGCCGCCTCGGCTCCCACGATCTCTGGACTCTCGATCGACCACTGGCAGCAGCGGCCGCGAGGCTCGGAGTCGGCGGCCCCGATGTGACCTAA
- a CDS encoding ABC transporter ATP-binding protein codes for MIPVRAYWRLLKKYLRPLRARVVLLAALLFTGIAFQVANPQLIRAFIDGAQEGQDISRLLSYAAIFILLAVGHQALSVLSTYFAEQVGWTATNEMRAELAEHLLELDMSFHKTKTPGELIERIDGDVTTLSNFFSAFVIHVVGNAVLLASVIFLMWREHPLIGIGMTVFALVAGVLMIGLQAIAIPWWREVRAKRAEFFGFLGEQLGGTEDIRANGAVPYMMHRFTLLHREWLPLEVRGRWGFSMLWATSIAVYVFGLALVFGMGSRLLTAGTITIGSVYLVFHYTELIRHPIDQIRTQMEDLQKAGAGIARVEELFAARTQLPETGTGRLPTGPLALEFDGVTFAYRDDASDGESVLDEVDLTMEPGRVLGLLGRTGSGKSTMARLVTRLYDPTSGVIRVGGSDLRDIERDDRRARVGMVTQEVQLFRATVRDNLTFFDSSVDDERIWQVLLELGLGDWVQGLPNGLDAMLESGSGGLSAGQAQLLAFARIFLRDPGLVILDEASSRLDPATELLIERAVDRLLTDRTGIVIAHRLATVDRADDILILERGRVVEHGPRETLAADPDSRFSTLLRTGMEELLA; via the coding sequence ATGATTCCCGTACGCGCCTACTGGCGCCTTCTCAAGAAGTATCTGCGCCCTCTCCGGGCACGCGTGGTGCTGCTCGCCGCCCTGCTGTTCACCGGCATCGCCTTCCAGGTGGCCAATCCTCAGCTGATCAGGGCGTTCATCGACGGCGCCCAGGAGGGCCAGGACATCTCGCGGCTGCTGTCGTATGCGGCGATCTTCATCCTGCTCGCCGTCGGCCACCAAGCGCTCAGCGTGTTGTCGACCTACTTCGCCGAGCAGGTGGGGTGGACGGCGACCAATGAGATGAGGGCGGAGCTCGCCGAGCACCTGCTCGAACTCGACATGTCCTTCCACAAGACGAAGACGCCCGGCGAGTTGATCGAGCGAATCGACGGCGACGTGACCACGCTCTCGAACTTCTTCTCGGCGTTCGTGATTCACGTCGTCGGCAATGCCGTACTACTCGCCTCGGTGATTTTCCTCATGTGGCGAGAGCATCCGCTGATCGGCATCGGGATGACGGTGTTCGCGCTCGTCGCCGGCGTGCTGATGATCGGGCTGCAAGCGATCGCCATCCCCTGGTGGCGGGAGGTGCGCGCCAAGCGGGCCGAGTTCTTCGGGTTCCTCGGCGAGCAGCTCGGCGGAACCGAGGACATCCGCGCCAACGGGGCGGTGCCCTACATGATGCATCGCTTCACGCTGCTGCACCGCGAGTGGCTGCCGCTGGAAGTCAGGGGCCGCTGGGGCTTCTCGATGCTCTGGGCGACCTCGATCGCGGTCTACGTGTTCGGCCTCGCCCTGGTGTTCGGTATGGGCTCGCGGCTGTTGACCGCCGGCACGATCACGATCGGGTCGGTCTACCTGGTGTTCCACTACACGGAACTGATCCGCCACCCGATCGACCAGATCCGGACTCAGATGGAGGACCTGCAGAAGGCGGGGGCGGGAATTGCCCGCGTCGAAGAACTGTTCGCCGCCCGCACCCAGCTCCCCGAGACCGGCACCGGACGGCTCCCCACCGGCCCGCTCGCCCTGGAGTTCGACGGCGTCACCTTTGCGTATCGCGACGACGCCTCCGACGGCGAGTCGGTGCTCGACGAGGTCGACCTCACCATGGAACCCGGACGGGTGCTGGGATTGCTCGGCCGCACCGGGTCGGGCAAGTCGACCATGGCCCGTCTAGTCACCCGCCTGTACGACCCGACCAGTGGCGTCATCAGGGTCGGCGGCAGCGACCTCCGCGACATCGAGCGCGACGACCGCCGCGCCCGGGTCGGGATGGTAACCCAGGAGGTGCAGCTGTTTCGCGCCACCGTGCGAGACAACCTGACCTTCTTCGACTCGAGCGTCGACGATGAACGCATCTGGCAGGTGCTCCTCGAGCTCGGCCTCGGCGACTGGGTTCAGGGCCTTCCGAACGGCCTCGATGCGATGCTCGAATCGGGGTCGGGCGGGCTGTCGGCCGGGCAGGCCCAGCTGCTGGCGTTCGCCCGCATCTTCCTCCGCGATCCGGGATTGGTGATCCTCGACGAGGCTTCGTCGCGGCTCGACCCGGCGACCGAGTTGCTGATCGAGCGCGCCGTCGATCGCCTTCTGACCGATCGCACCGGGATCGTGATCGCCCACCGCCTGGCAACGGTCGACCGCGCCGACGACATCCTGATCCTCGAGCGGGGGCGCGTCGTCGAGCACGGGCCGCGCGAGACGCTCGCCGCCGACCCCGATAGCCGATTCTCCACCTTGCTCCGCACCGGCATGGAGGAGTTGCTCGCATGA
- a CDS encoding type II toxin-antitoxin system VapB family antitoxin, which produces MRTTLILDDALVEEAQRLSGITGKSAVVRAGLEALIARESARRLAAMGGSDPSAEAGRRRRSA; this is translated from the coding sequence ATGCGAACCACACTGATCCTCGACGACGCACTGGTCGAGGAGGCGCAGCGGCTCAGCGGGATCACAGGCAAGTCTGCCGTTGTGCGCGCCGGGTTGGAAGCCCTTATCGCCCGGGAGAGCGCCCGACGGCTGGCAGCGATGGGCGGGAGTGATCCCTCTGCCGAGGCGGGCCGGCGCCGCCGGTCAGCCTGA